In one window of Mytilus trossulus isolate FHL-02 chromosome 7, PNRI_Mtr1.1.1.hap1, whole genome shotgun sequence DNA:
- the LOC134725199 gene encoding uncharacterized protein LOC134725199 isoform X1, with protein MRNGIKTITLTLALLVTLPLFYNYSSIIFDCVYDIHTGSMYAYSAIGKLNGNWTKYDSIVITGWCRGYDRFNCILFTSDQQHARVKAKRWRHYSNGWPKMYACQFICKITKTNITHISIVKDGAPHNSTSQVLKVTYPTRQQDKLAICSKMAYGTEKPIKLIEWFEYNLLMGVDKFITLVQPLNMDAFKVLKYYQQKGVLEMGMFPAPLPGESTADNLDCKIKDRKECFKNYSYDEMKDIPWSVFRRPSPQGYHDQQVALYHCIETLQGYDFVANVDFDEFIVHSQFKQFKDYLKNNLMPRYPTAAGFTLNHSYFIEDWGVSGDGFLQMSRYVKRLDPRLLNHKNIIIPSRIEDIHTHNLEEKPGYKRVYLKSHDMVVHHYRTCPTVAYWKDCLNFPKYKDSKMNSIRPEMEARVLRVLKELGLNTRI; from the exons ATGAGAAATGGGATCAAGACGATAACACTGACATTGGCTCTACTTGTTACCTTGCCATTGTTTTATAACTATTCATCAATAATTTTTGATTGTGTATAC GATATACACACGGGAAGTATGTATGCTTATTCAGCCATAGGAAAGCTAAATGGAAATTGGACAAAATATGACTCGATAGTAATTACTGGATGGTGTAGAGGATATGACCGTTTCAACTGCATATTGTTTACTAGTGACCAACAACATGCGCGTGTTAAAGCAAAGCGCTGGCGGCATTACTCAAACGGATGGCCAAAAATGTATGCATGTCagtttatatgtaaaataacaaaaacaaatattactcATATAAGTATTGTGAAAGATGGTGCTCCTCATAACTCGACTTCACAAGTACTCAAAGTAACGTATCCAACAAGACAACAAGATAAGCTAGCGATATGTTCAAAGATGGCATACGGCACCGAAAAACCTATTAAACTTATTGAGTGGTTCGAATACAATCTTTTGATGGGAGTAGACAAGTTTATTACGCTGGTCCAACCTCTAAACATGGACGCTTTTAAAGTGTTGAAATATTATCAGCAGAAAGGTGTTTTAGAAATGGGTATGTTTCCTGCTCCATTACCGGGAGAATCAACAG CTGACAATTTGGATTGCAAGATAAAGGACAGAAaggaatgttttaaaaattacagcTACGACGAAATGAAAG atATCCCTTGGAGTGTTTTCCGGCGACCCTCACCTCAAGGGTACCACGACCAGCAGGTTGCTTTATACCATTGCATAGAGACATTACAAGGTTATGATTTCGTGGCGAACGTGGATTTTGATGAATTCATTGTACATTCACAGTTTAAACAGTTCAAAGATTACTTGAAG aacAATTTAATGCCAAGATATCCGACTGCTGCCGGATTTACTTTGAACCACTCCTACTTTATAGAAGACTGGGGAGTGTCAGGAGATGGATTTTTACAGATGTCTCGCTATGTAAAGAGATTAGATCCTCGattattaaatcataaaaacataattattccCAGCAGAATAGAGGATATACATACTCATAACCTGGAAGAAAAACCGGGATACAAAAG AGTCTATCTCAAAAGTCACGATATGGTTGTTCACCATTATAGAACGTGCCCTACTGTTGCATATTGGAAGGACTGTCTGaattttccaaaatataaagattCGAAAATGAACAGCATTAGACCGGAAATGGAGGCACGTGTTCTTCGAGTTTTAAAGGAACTTGGGCTCAATACGCGAATATGA
- the LOC134725199 gene encoding uncharacterized protein LOC134725199 isoform X2, translated as MYAYSAIGKLNGNWTKYDSIVITGWCRGYDRFNCILFTSDQQHARVKAKRWRHYSNGWPKMYACQFICKITKTNITHISIVKDGAPHNSTSQVLKVTYPTRQQDKLAICSKMAYGTEKPIKLIEWFEYNLLMGVDKFITLVQPLNMDAFKVLKYYQQKGVLEMGMFPAPLPGESTADNLDCKIKDRKECFKNYSYDEMKDIPWSVFRRPSPQGYHDQQVALYHCIETLQGYDFVANVDFDEFIVHSQFKQFKDYLKNNLMPRYPTAAGFTLNHSYFIEDWGVSGDGFLQMSRYVKRLDPRLLNHKNIIIPSRIEDIHTHNLEEKPGYKRVYLKSHDMVVHHYRTCPTVAYWKDCLNFPKYKDSKMNSIRPEMEARVLRVLKELGLNTRI; from the exons ATGTATGCTTATTCAGCCATAGGAAAGCTAAATGGAAATTGGACAAAATATGACTCGATAGTAATTACTGGATGGTGTAGAGGATATGACCGTTTCAACTGCATATTGTTTACTAGTGACCAACAACATGCGCGTGTTAAAGCAAAGCGCTGGCGGCATTACTCAAACGGATGGCCAAAAATGTATGCATGTCagtttatatgtaaaataacaaaaacaaatattactcATATAAGTATTGTGAAAGATGGTGCTCCTCATAACTCGACTTCACAAGTACTCAAAGTAACGTATCCAACAAGACAACAAGATAAGCTAGCGATATGTTCAAAGATGGCATACGGCACCGAAAAACCTATTAAACTTATTGAGTGGTTCGAATACAATCTTTTGATGGGAGTAGACAAGTTTATTACGCTGGTCCAACCTCTAAACATGGACGCTTTTAAAGTGTTGAAATATTATCAGCAGAAAGGTGTTTTAGAAATGGGTATGTTTCCTGCTCCATTACCGGGAGAATCAACAG CTGACAATTTGGATTGCAAGATAAAGGACAGAAaggaatgttttaaaaattacagcTACGACGAAATGAAAG atATCCCTTGGAGTGTTTTCCGGCGACCCTCACCTCAAGGGTACCACGACCAGCAGGTTGCTTTATACCATTGCATAGAGACATTACAAGGTTATGATTTCGTGGCGAACGTGGATTTTGATGAATTCATTGTACATTCACAGTTTAAACAGTTCAAAGATTACTTGAAG aacAATTTAATGCCAAGATATCCGACTGCTGCCGGATTTACTTTGAACCACTCCTACTTTATAGAAGACTGGGGAGTGTCAGGAGATGGATTTTTACAGATGTCTCGCTATGTAAAGAGATTAGATCCTCGattattaaatcataaaaacataattattccCAGCAGAATAGAGGATATACATACTCATAACCTGGAAGAAAAACCGGGATACAAAAG AGTCTATCTCAAAAGTCACGATATGGTTGTTCACCATTATAGAACGTGCCCTACTGTTGCATATTGGAAGGACTGTCTGaattttccaaaatataaagattCGAAAATGAACAGCATTAGACCGGAAATGGAGGCACGTGTTCTTCGAGTTTTAAAGGAACTTGGGCTCAATACGCGAATATGA
- the LOC134725198 gene encoding uncharacterized protein LOC134725198 — protein MASPSPDPTFTKEEIKRNLFKSPNVEADRMTDSSSALSLMNRLQIDYEIEMSRKLMQKDDMHEQRLKQLRQKLKNLSDDDWMYPSVEKLLGLS, from the exons ATGGCATCTCCTTCTCCAGATCCAACATTtacaaaagaagaaataaaaaggAACTTATTCAAATCACCAAATGTCGAAGCAGACAGAATGACAG ataGCAGTTCAGCCTTGTCTTTAATGAATAGGTTACAGATAGattatgaaattgaaatgagtagaaaattaatgcaaaaag acgACATGCATGAGCAGAGACTGAAACAATTACGACAGAAGTTGAAAAATCTAAGTGATGATGATTGGATGTACCCATCGGTGGAAAAATTGCTGGGACTAAGTTAA